tgatcacAGGTAGGGAGGCTCTCTGTTTAACATTTCATCTGAGAAACGGCACCTCTAGATATATGGAGCTGCCTTGGAGGGGCCAGCCCTCCATACTGAACACTAGAGCCTGCTGCCGCCAGGGTTTTCCTTGAAGGTCTCCCCACGAGGAAatcctgcttagcttgtgagaacCGGCAGGACTGTAGCTAGAGCTTTCCAGATAAGTGACTCTGTTGGTTTATCTTCCCACTCTTGGAAATCTTGCATGTCAGAGCTAACCAGTTAATGTAACCCTCAGGCCACTGCAATTTCCAGACCTAAAAGAATGGCTGGCAGCAGGCTCCAAAGGGTTAACACTCACTTCTGACATGGGTGATCCTCTGTCCGGGGCAAAGTTGGGTCCTGGGAAACGTCCGCAATGATTTGTGTCAATTCACTGCAATGAAAACAGACCTGTGAGGAGCTAAGAATCTATAAGTAATGAGCTGCCTTCAGGGCAGACAGGGACCGTGATAATCATATGACTCCACCCAACAGTTCCTGTGTTAAGACTGACAGATGTGTgggaaagacatccagtcttgacttaaatatttcaagtgatggaaaatccgTCCTGTCCTTAGgccagttgttccaatggttaattaccctcccttaaaaatatgcatcttatttctagtctgaatttgtctagcttaagCTTCCAGACACTGGGTTCTAGTATGACTTTTTCTACTAGGTGAAAGAGCTGCCTGTTCCCTTCAAGGCAACTGGACCCATATTCCCCCTCTACAATCCAGCTCCAATTCCAAATGCTTCATGGTGACCCCTCCGATCGATGGGGCTGCCCCATTCAGCAGGGGGAGAAAACCAGGCATTAAGAGGTGAAGTGACTAGCCTAACATCACACGGCGTGGCAGAGCTAGAGACAGAATTGAGGAGTCCTGACGCACCTCCCCCTGCGCTGACCACTAGAGCACACTCATACCCAGAACCACAAAGAGAAcacaggagtcccggctcccagtcccctgtttCTGACAACTAGACCACGCTCACTCCCAAAGCCAAGCCTAAAGCTGGGaattcctgactcccaaccctaCACCAATTTTAGTCCATTAATTTTCACTCCTATGCTTCTTTTCTTTACCAGGCATAATCATAACACAATTTTTACACTGTATTAATAAGGTGTTTAAACCAATTCCGTCTGTCTTCCTTTTACATCTTTTCTCATTAACATTTGTTATAAACTATTATAACGTTTGATAAACTTTTATTCACGGTGCCACAGTTACGCTTACAACTGGGATAGGCCTAGTAGCTCCAGTTACTGCTCCAGCTGTTGGCTCTGACCCCTACACCACACGCTCTCCATGAGAGGTGTGTTTAATCAACAGCTCggtaaatggggggaggggataatCAACAGCTCGGAATCGCCACAGACTTTGTTCAGCACCAGGTCTGAGCCCTCTCATACTCACTCCACTTCATGGGTGATCTTATTGACGTAGATGCAGCTGTTGTCGGCTTCCTGTTGGTAATCGCAGTTTCGACACTTGGGAAGGAAACGGAGAGAGACATAAAATGTACCCTAGAATGGGGATATCTAATCAGAAGTTGCTACCTTAGTAAGCTCTGTTCAGTCTCGCTAATATAACCAATCAGATGCATCTTGCATGACAAATCTAGGGGTAGGTCTTCACAGCACAGTTAGCCTAGGTGATTGGTTCCCAGATCTGAGCACCAAACTTGACCTAGACCAGGTGCAAGCAACCCTACGTCCTACCCATGTTACTGTGTCCTTGCTGTTTCTGCACTCGCCTGCGTGTGTCTGGGGCAGGTCCCATGGGTCTTCATGCTGAGACGctctctgattctttcccagtcattTATGTTAATTGCAGGAGAACCAGTCTGTCCTTtgcaggggaattgtgggaagggcattggaggactatcagcaggACAGTGATTTTGCAAAGTAGACAGGTTCCAACCCAAGTGAAGAGCCCGGCTCTAACATCCCCTCTCCAGCCATTCCAGCTACCCCGGACTTAACGCATTTCCAGACCTGGGTCAGAGGTTTTTCTGTGTAGATGGTAAGGGCAGGTTGGGGCTAAAACCTGGGGAAGAGCCCAGGGTAACAGTAAAGATATATCCTTGGTGTCTTTATTTCTCACTGCTTTTCCTGGCAGGAAATCTCTACTTAAACCGTTTTGAATATAACTCTGAAATTGTGGCAAAACAGGAAGCACAGAGGTAAAGCACACGTGTGTGTGGAGAAGGGAATATTAGAGCTTGACTCCGTATTCCTGCACAGACAGAAATGGGCAGCGAAGAAGAAAGAGCGCAACATCTCAACCTAGCGATTCACTGTTGACAGCATGAGGTTCACCACCTATCTAGCTATTCCTAACACATCCATTGCTATGGGATCTGAATACCCATATCAGAGGGGGAAGCGATCTTCAGCCCTCCATAGCCAGGAGGAAAAAGGCTGAAGGGAGGGGAAGTAAAATGATGAGGAAAAGCCAGTAGGAATCAGAAAAAACATCTCCCCAAATACATACCATTTCCTAACACACAGCAGAGACTAGTCGTTTAATGAGCCCCAGTTAACCCTTATAAAAATCAATGCAACAGGCACGCCAAGTACAAGAATCACCTCTTCCCTCTGTTGGGGTTGGAGGGAGTGTCAGGagcttaagtgatttaggagcatacatcctactgaaattcaatgggatttgcacTCCTAAATCACTTCAAGCTCAGacctcaaaggtatgtaggcacttaatcaatgggagttactgATGGGTTTtggcccacaaaagtttatgcccaaataaatttgttagtctctaaggtgccacaaggactcctcattgtttttgctgatacagactaacacggctaccgctctgaaacacCTTGGAGGATCATTGTTTTAGGCACGTTAGGAAATCCCATCCTGCTTTCTCAGAAGGAAAGGACTGGGACGGTGAGCTcagccctggaaggggcggggcgggggcaggataAGGACAAGCATACCCATAGCAAGCTCCAGCTGACAACAAAAACCTCAACAGAAAGCAGAATTGCAGAAAGCAGCCCAAGTGCATATGAGGTTAAACACTAGGATCTTTTAAAGCGGTTTCTTCCCCTCGGGAAGCCAAGACCAGCCTTCGCCTCAGTTTACTGTGAgggagaggcagctaaaagcTGAGTCAGTATGAAATTGGACCAACTCTGCTACAGTCACTGGGCTCAgagcagggctgaatttggccttggCCGTTTGAAACTCACCGCATAGAGCAGGATTCTGTTTTCCTTGTCTTCCTTGGGGTACAGCATGTTGTTGCTATTACAGACACAAAGGGCAACAATGAGGAGCAAGGTCCCTGGCACGTGTCCGTGGGCAGGGGACACCCTTCCCTAGCTTTTCATACCAGACTCCGGGGCCGGATCTCTCGCGGCGTCGGGGCCCTTGGTGCCACGCCAGGGGCTCCCGCTCCAAGCCACGTGCCTGGCCGGACCGCAAGGCCAagagcctcctgcagctccccagcccctggggagaggggtggggcgagatcaggagaagggggggggcaggcgcctgcaggggggctggggcctgggggggggggccggggggggctcaTGCGatggggtgtcggggggggggaggtatccTGGGGAGGGGCGGGACCCACAGGGCAAAGGGGGACCCGAGCAGCGGGGGGGGCCCTGGGGGACGCAGGGGTTCAAAGGAGAGCGGAGGGAGCAAGACCCAGGggaaggttgggggaggggggctgggcccaggggaGCCCGAAGGGGGGGgcccgctgggggaggggggcgggaccggagggggggggaggtgcaggcCCCCCCCGCCAGCGCTCACCACTCCTGGCAGAAGCGGATCCCCACGAAGCCCGGCTCGTACGTCCCGTCCGCCTCCATAGCAACCGCGCCACCTGCGCAGGCCCAGAATCCTCTCCCGCCGCGGCCGGGCCGCCTTTGCGCTTGCGCGCGCGCGCTACGGGCCGCCAGCGGGGGCAAAAGAGGCTGGAAGGCGGCGGCGCGAGCCCAGGGCTCCTCCCTCCACGTGCCCCGCGCGGGAGCGGGAGCGGGAGCGGGAGGGGAACGGGTGACTTCCCCTCCGGCCACCTTGGCGTCACGCCGTGCGCGTGCCGGGCCGTGACGTCACAGCAGACCGGGCCGGGGCCCTGCAGGAAGGGGGCCGAggcctccccctctgctccccgcgGACCGGGCCTGGGCGGGAGGGTGGCGGCCCGGGCTGGGCTCCGGGGCTCCGGAAGGGCGCGGGCCCGCCGGcccaagtccagaggagagcagcgaGGGCGGCCCACGGTCTGGCCGGCGTGACCTGGGCGGGACGAGCGACCACCGGGTTCGTGTAGGCCGGAGAGGAGGCGCCCGAGCGGGGGCGCGATCGCGGTGGTCCAGGAGGGCAGGTCTCGGTCAGGCGGCGCCCGTCTTCTCGCCTGCGGCGTATTTATACCTCCCGCCTGCATTTTCCGcgccgtgcatctgatgaagtgggttttagcccacgacgGCTTACGCCTCGTTCGTCTCGAGGGGCGTGTCTACGCTTGCCTCCGGCGCGATCGATCCAGCTGACAACTCGAccgccaagcgctctcccgtcaagcGAGACGCGCAGGCCGAGTCGAaaggggagcatcagcagttgaCCTACTGCAGCGAAGACGCCGCGgtaagtaggtctaagtacgtcaacttcgtagctgaagttgcgtaacttggATCgatccctcccccccgcagggtagaccaggcctcaggtgccacaaggagtcctcgttgtttttgcaagtacataaaaggttgttacaaggaggagggagaaaaattgttcttcttaacctctaaggatcggacaagaagcaatgggctgaaattgcagccagggaggtttaggttggacattaggaaaaacttccgaactgtcagggtggttaagctctggaataaattgcctagggaggttgtggaatctccgtcattggggatttttaagagcaggttggacaaac
This is a stretch of genomic DNA from Chelonia mydas isolate rCheMyd1 chromosome 23, rCheMyd1.pri.v2, whole genome shotgun sequence. It encodes these proteins:
- the POLR2I gene encoding DNA-directed RNA polymerase II subunit RPB9 isoform X2, translated to MEADGTYEPGFVGIRFCQECNNMLYPKEDKENRILLYACRNCDYQQEADNSCIYVNKITHEVDELTQIIADVSQDPTLPRTEDHPCQKCGHKEAVFFQSHSARAEDAMRLYYVCTAPHCGHRWTE
- the POLR2I gene encoding DNA-directed RNA polymerase II subunit RPB9 isoform X1; amino-acid sequence: MEADGTYEPGFVGIRFCQECNNMLYPKEDKENRILLYAGTFYVSLRFLPKCRNCDYQQEADNSCIYVNKITHEVDELTQIIADVSQDPTLPRTEDHPCQKCGHKEAVFFQSHSARAEDAMRLYYVCTAPHCGHRWTE